One Alphaproteobacteria bacterium DNA segment encodes these proteins:
- the lspA gene encoding signal peptidase II — protein MIIIGFLFAILVLALDQLSKFWAQEILLNPPQSMEVFDFLNLSPSWNKGVSFGMFNNDSSWTFYVLTILTIILILVLVFWIFQRKGYLFSIANGLILGGALGNLMDRFLHGGVFDFIDVHFKGYHFWTFNIADGAITIGAILFAADILKDFLASKKKGN, from the coding sequence ATGATTATTATAGGGTTTCTTTTTGCGATTCTTGTTCTTGCTTTGGATCAATTGTCAAAGTTTTGGGCGCAGGAAATTTTGTTAAATCCGCCTCAAAGCATGGAGGTTTTTGATTTTTTAAATTTAAGTCCTTCTTGGAATAAAGGCGTTAGTTTCGGGATGTTCAACAATGATTCTTCCTGGACGTTTTATGTCTTAACTATTTTAACAATTATTCTTATATTGGTTTTGGTATTTTGGATTTTTCAACGCAAAGGATATCTTTTTTCTATCGCCAATGGATTGATTTTAGGGGGCGCTTTAGGTAATCTCATGGATCGGTTTCTGCATGGCGGTGTTTTCGATTTTATCGATGTGCATTTTAAGGGGTATCATTTTTGGACCTTTAACATTGCAGATGGTGCCATTACAATCGGTGCGATATTATTTGCAGCCGATATTCTAAAAGATTTTTTAGCAAGTAAAAAAAAGGGTAATTGA
- a CDS encoding DUF3035 domain-containing protein, which translates to MVLKNLAGVLTLAILVSGCAKGIFSKYSPDEFAVSSKTPLTLPPDYDLHPPLPKGAKNNTRRDDASKKALTGVHPEAHNHVQSEGEVKLVEKIGKKEDPFLREHIEKETKYLSKKENIKIGEVTGEDIQGYDESLDPEAEAQRLGHEKKTIEVED; encoded by the coding sequence ATGGTTTTAAAAAATTTAGCAGGCGTTTTGACTCTTGCAATTTTGGTTTCAGGTTGTGCCAAAGGCATATTTTCAAAATATTCGCCTGACGAATTTGCAGTTTCCAGCAAAACACCTTTGACCTTACCGCCTGATTATGATTTGCATCCTCCTTTACCAAAGGGTGCTAAGAATAACACAAGGCGTGATGATGCTTCTAAGAAAGCATTAACGGGTGTTCATCCTGAAGCACATAATCATGTGCAAAGCGAAGGCGAAGTAAAATTAGTTGAAAAAATTGGCAAAAAAGAAGATCCATTTTTGCGCGAACATATTGAAAAAGAAACAAAATATTTGTCTAAAAAAGAAAACATCAAAATTGGGGAAGTGACAGGCGAGGATATTCAGGGTTATGATGAATCATTAGATCCTGAAGCTGAGGCGCAAAGACTAGGGCATGAAAAAAAGACAATTGAAGTGGAAGATTAA
- a CDS encoding pitrilysin family protein, with protein sequence MKKQILILFCTLFFVYGGHIVSAGIFNPKEFTLANGMRCIVIENPTSPAVFHSLWVQVGGADEKIGQSGKAHFLEHLMFRGTEKLAPGQYDKIIHELGGENNAFTSQDVTVYHVKIAKENLAKIMEIEADRLTGLKITDDVFIPEKKVILEERQSRVDNNPMGLMIEQMTAQLYLHHPYRIPVIGWMNEIKELTREQVMEFYQKHYVPNNVILIVSGDVKVDDVKKLAEQYYGPLKQGELDNRVRVSEPPAHIEKKITLHHSQVTQPQMIRMYRAPKFTGKDADKEVACEVLAEILGGGQSSIFYDQLVIKNKQALGIDCGFYSQKDDSKFTIAAVPTPSVDPVLLEVSIDQIITNLLANGINDEELIRIKKKLDADSVYARDSLDKGAKAIGHALTGNGQISDVEEWNKHLESVTKEKVLEVARVIFDSNKAVTAYLRPKV encoded by the coding sequence ATGAAAAAACAAATCCTTATTCTTTTTTGCACATTATTTTTTGTATATGGGGGGCATATAGTGAGCGCTGGTATATTTAATCCTAAAGAATTCACACTTGCCAATGGCATGCGCTGTATTGTGATTGAAAATCCTACAAGCCCTGCTGTTTTTCACTCTTTATGGGTACAAGTTGGTGGTGCTGATGAAAAGATTGGTCAATCAGGTAAAGCGCATTTTCTTGAACATCTTATGTTTCGTGGTACAGAAAAATTAGCGCCTGGCCAATATGACAAAATAATTCATGAATTGGGCGGCGAAAACAACGCTTTTACATCTCAAGATGTAACGGTTTATCATGTTAAAATCGCCAAAGAAAATCTTGCAAAAATTATGGAAATTGAAGCCGATCGTTTAACAGGGCTTAAAATTACAGATGACGTTTTTATTCCAGAAAAAAAAGTTATTTTAGAAGAAAGACAATCGCGTGTTGATAATAATCCTATGGGATTAATGATTGAGCAAATGACGGCGCAACTTTATCTTCACCATCCTTATCGCATTCCTGTTATTGGTTGGATGAATGAAATTAAAGAGCTAACGCGTGAACAAGTCATGGAATTTTATCAAAAACATTACGTGCCTAATAATGTTATTTTAATTGTTTCAGGTGATGTTAAAGTTGATGATGTAAAAAAACTTGCGGAACAATATTACGGACCTTTAAAACAAGGCGAACTTGACAATAGAGTGCGTGTTTCAGAACCACCTGCGCATATTGAAAAGAAAATCACATTGCATCACTCACAAGTGACGCAACCTCAAATGATTAGAATGTATAGGGCGCCTAAATTTACGGGTAAGGATGCTGATAAAGAAGTTGCCTGTGAAGTTCTTGCCGAAATTTTAGGGGGCGGGCAATCAAGTATTTTCTATGATCAATTGGTGATTAAAAATAAACAAGCTTTAGGCATCGATTGTGGTTTTTATAGTCAAAAAGATGATTCAAAATTTACAATAGCCGCCGTTCCAACACCTTCGGTTGATCCAGTTTTATTGGAAGTGTCAATAGATCAAATTATTACTAATTTGTTGGCTAATGGTATTAATGACGAAGAATTAATACGTATCAAGAAAAAATTAGATGCAGATTCTGTATATGCGCGCGATTCTCTTGATAAAGGCGCAAAAGCAATTGGGCATGCTTTGACAGGAAATGGGCAAATTTCTGATGTTGAAGAATGGAATAAGCATCTTGAATCAGTTACAAAA